DNA from Anaerolineales bacterium:
TCCACCACCGCGCCCCAGGCAAAGATGGCTTGGGCCAGCTTTGCGGATGCTTTCGTCTTACCGTTGATGACGCCGTGCATGTAGCGCCAGCCCCAGGGCGGTGACACATCCACCAGCTCCGAGAGCTCAGCAGCCACCGTGGTGAGCGTTTCTACGGAAACGGCATAGCCGCCGTCCGCTTTTGGCTCGATCGGATAGCCCAGGGCGGCAATCAAATCTCGCAACGCACTTGGCGCCTGGGGGACGAGATTTTTATAGGCCGTGACTGGTGATATAGGTTTGCCGTGTGGCGTGTTTTCTGACATGGTTCTGACCTCGATTTCGGGCTTGTTTTTAGCGAGTGCGTGGAGCGGCAATCGTGCTGCGCTCGCCAGCGATGGCCAGGCTGAGCCAGCGCTCAATGGCCTGTTGCTGATAGCTGGCAGCCTCCTTGGCAAGTGCGAACTGGCGCCGGCTGAAGCGCGGCTGCTCGCCACCATCCAAAACCGCGCGGTAGGCGAGCAAGCGGCCATCAACCGTCTGCTCACGAACTACCTCATCCGATACAAAAGTGAAGACGTTCTGCATATTGCTTCCTCCGGCGGCATTGTCATGCCGCTCGACTGAACTCCAACCTGGCCTGGGCACAACTCCAAGCTGGAGATCAGTCGAGCGATGGCAAAGCCTTGTCCACGTCCTGGGCTAGCAAGGTCAGCGCACGCCGGGCCCGGCTCAGTGCCAGGCGCATGCTGGCCACGGAGTCAAGAGCGGGCTGCGCCAGGCTGGCGATGCCCGGCACGCGGCCGGTGATCTGGCGCAGGCGCAGCTCCACCACGTCCAGGTGCGAGCGCAGCGAGCCCAGCGCGAAGGACACCTCCTCCACACGGTCACGCCGAGACGTGTTGCGCTGGCTCAACCTGGCCATCGGCTACCTCCTGCTGCTTGCGCTGCTCCTCGATGATGTCAGCCAGACGGGCACCTAAGGTTTGGATGGCCAGCTCCCACGCTGGCAACTGCTCCTCCGGCAATGGCACAAGCATCACCTGCAGGTCAAACCGCAGCTTCACGATTGCACCTCGCACACCGGGCACCAGGCGCGGCGAGTGGTGACAGCCAGCATGCGGCCGCACCACTCACAGCGCGGCGTGTCGTCGGCCTCGCGCCGGGCGGTCAGTGCTATGCGGGTTGGCCCGTCGGCGCCCTCCGGCGCCGGCTCGCGTGGCTCATCGAAAATGGATGGATCCGGAAGCAGTCTCACAGCAACACTCCTTCCACCGCTTCGGCCAGCTCGTGCTCGCCGGGGGCGGCATAGCGCGCCGTGGTCTGGATGCGACGATGGCCTGCCAGTTGCTGCGCGGTGGCCAAGCCGCTGTGTGTGGTGACCGTCTTGACGAAGGTGTGGCGCAACGAATGTGGGGTGAAGCCGATCAGGCTGCCGCGGCGGGCGGCCTCGGCAAACGAACGCTCAAGTTGGCGGACGCCGAGACGGTTGCCGCGCTGGCCGGCGAAGAGCGGGCCGGGCTGCTGGCCGCGCAGGCTCAGCCAATCAGTCAGCGCCTCGCGCACTTGCAGGCCCAGGGGAACGGTGCGCTGCACGCGGCCCTTGCCCTGGCGAACCGTGACGCGGCCAGAGCGCGGATGGAGCTCGATATCAGCGAGGTCCAGCGAACACACCTCGGCGATGCGCAGCCCGGCGCCGCCCATCAAGGAGACGGCGGCGAGGTCACGCACGGCTTGTTCGGCGCGCACGGTGGCGCCACGGGCGCGGGCATCGTTAATCTTGCGCTCGAACTCGGCCAGCAAGCGGCTCAGCTCGCCGCGGCTCATCCAGCGCGGCTGGGCCGGCTGCAATTCCACGAAGGCGATCGCCGCGGCCGGGTTGCTGGCGAGCGCACCGCTGGCGATAGCCCAGCGCGCCACGGCGCGCAGGGCCGCCAGGGCCACATTGACCGTGCTGGCCGAGAGGCCGCGGATCTGCTGCAGCTCATGGCGATAGGCGCGCACATCGCGGGTAGTGAGCTGGGCCGGATCGAAGGACCGGCCGTAGGCCTGCTCGAACCATGCCGCAAAGATGCCGAGGGCGCCCTGGTAGGAAGCGATCGTGCGCGGGCTGCTATCCTCTCGCTCGGCCAGCCAGGTAGCGAAGGGGAGTTGCCAGCTCATTTGCCCCCCTGCAGGTAGATGGCCGCGTCAACAAAATCTTCGAAGACCGCATAGGTTGAGGCACCCTCGCGCCACGCCCTCCACGCGCTATGGTGGTACGGGACTACGCGGCAGACCCCTGAGCCACTGAGCTCGGTGAACTCGTAGTGATGCTCACTAGCGATGGTCCCGACGGTTCGGGCGCCCCGCAAGAGCGACACTGCCACACGACACCGGCGGCCAACAGGCTCACCCATCGGGCGCACGACAGCGAGCTCCGGCAAATCAATACTCAGGACCTCCGCAAACCATTGGCGCACCATGACTTCTAGAGCCTGGGCTTCTTCCCGCTCCACTTGTTGCTGACGCTGCTGTAGACGTTGCGTCACAAGCTCCGCAAGTGGTGTGGCATGTTTTGCCCGTAAATTCGTCATTTCATCCTCCAGTAATTCCAAGAATTGAGATTGGCATGCTAGGCTTTTTGCTGATGAGCAGGCTCGCTACCACCCTCGCCTTGCAAAGCGTGCGATATTGGATCCGCTGCTGCTGCGCCATAGACGGCGAAGATGCGGCCTACTGTGTGGTCCGTGACCCGGCGGCTGCCGCGCAGCAGACCCCAGGCGTGCTGATACTTGTAGCCCGTGGCCTCAGCGAAAGCAGTTGGCGTAATGCCAGCCATGTCGGCCCAGTTGCGCAATGCGGCTTTTGCCTGCTCTTGGTTTGTCATAACAAGAATGCCCTTTGTATTCAAAAGAATGCAAAGAAACTATATCAGAAGGTATAGATATGTCAATAGATGAATACACTGTGAAACCCAAAGAATACGCGTTGCCGCTGAAAATAGGCTTGTATTCCAAAATGGACAAAATGTCGTTTTCTGAGTGGCTTTCGGCGGAAATGCAGAAGCGCGATTGGAGCCAGTCCGATCTTGCGCGGGCCTCTGGTCTTAGACGCGCTACGATCAGCAACGTGCTAAACAGGGTGCGCCAGCCTGGCACGGCCGTACTCCATGCCCTGGCACGCGGCCTTGACCTACCACTCGACCTGGTCTATCGCAAGGCGGGGTTGCTGCCTACACGAGCAGAGCCGACCGATGCCGAATTACGCTGGCTACACATATTTGAAAAGGCTACAGACAAGGAGCGGGCTGAGCTACTGGAACGCGCCGAGATTGAGTTGGCGCGCCTGAAAGAAAAGAGAAAACGAACACCTTGACAAACTCTTGACAGAGTAGAACGCGAGTTCTACTCTGTTGCTATGCAAAGATGGGCGGATATCTGGAACGAGGCAAACGTCAGCGATCGGGCCGAGCTGCTCTCCACTCTTGAGGCCTACCAGCGGAGGAAAACTATGCTCAGAAAGAACTCTCGTATCTTTGTGGCCCTGTTGGTCATCATTGTCGTCTCAACCATGCTGCTTACCGGGTGTACAGGGCAAGCGCCGGCCGAAACCCCAACAACGCAGCCCTCTCCCACTCCCAATTTGGCCGCTGCGCAAACGGCATATCTCGACACACTGGATCCAGTCTACGAGGAATACAAAGACGCCTTCAGCGAATTTAACGATCAACTCGCCACGGCCAGCCACGAATCCGGCAGATGGGCTGAGCCGACCTGGCAGGCCACAACGTTGCTAGTGCTCAACACCATGGAGACCAAGGCCACCGAAATGGCCAGTGTGCCACCACCTTCGCCGGCACTCGAGAGGCTACACCAGCACCTCAGCGATTTTCGCGACGCGAACATCCGCCTGGCCTTCCACTTCGAGGAGGGCCTATCAGGGCTAAATGCTGGGGTCGTTTCGCCTCACATGGAAGCCGCGGTTGGCGTCCTGGGCGAAATGAGAACCTTGCTCGACCAAATCGCCATTGAGCTAGCCTCCCTGGGATCCTGAAATGCCAGCATCAACCGAAAACCTCCGCCTGGTCGCCTACCTGCGCGACAGCGGCGGTACGGATCAGGATCTCTCGCTTGCACAGCAAGAGGATGCAATCCGCGCCTGGTGCCAGGAACATGGCCACCGGCTCACTAGTGTGTATAAGGATGAGGCCACCTCCGGCAAATCCACCGTTGGCCGGGCAGGCTTTCACGCGCTGATGAAGCACTTCAGCTCCCAGGAGTGCCGCGATCACGGAGTAATCCTGTGGAAGTACAACCGGTTTGCGCGCGACTTTGACGACGCACAATTTTATAAAGCTGACCTGCGTCGTCGCGGCTACCTGGTGAAATCCATGAACGATCATGTGCCCGATGGCCCCGACGGCCGTATGTTTGAGGCCGCGATTGACTGGATGAACCAGCGCTTCCGCGAAGATATGGTGAAGGATGTACAGCGCGGTCTCCGCCACATGGTACAAGCAAATGGGGGCGTGACTATTTCGAACATTCCCCCTGGCTTCCGCGTTGTTGAGGAAACAATTGGCACGCGGCGCAATGGCAAACCCCACAATGTGCGCCGGTTAATACCCGATCAAGACCAATTGGAGGTGGTGCGCTATGCCTGGAAACTGCGCGCTAGTGGCACGAGCTTACGCGCCATACATGCGGCGCTGCGAGATCGGTTTGGCAAACCTTTTTATAGCCACCAATCTTCTTATCGCCATATGTTCAAAAACTCACTTTATATCGGTGAGCTTCGCTACTTTAAGCATACAAGCAATGTCGTAGTGATCCCCGACTACTGCGAACCTATTATTGACGGCCTTACTTGGGCCGCAGTCCAAGAACTAAACAAGCGCAACAGCCGAATGCATCGTTTCATCCACATGAGCCACACCGATGAAGATCCAAACCCCAACCATCCAAGAAGAACAGGTTCACGGTTCTTGCTTTCGGGGCTATTAGTTTGTAGCAAATGCGGAGCGATGATGCACGGCAAGTTGATCAAAGGCAGTCAGAAAAAAGGGTACAGATATTATGTGTGCGATGGAAAAAAGCACATTGAGCGCCCCTGCGACTCTGGCTTTGTCCCTCAGGCGCCGCTAGAACAAAACATCTCGGAACTGCTATTGCAGTACTCGGCATCTGACCAGCTACGCAACGCACTGCTTGATGCCGCCGTTCAACGCAAACTGGAAAGGGAGACAACCCAGACCCAGATTGCTGCACTTGAGGAAGAGAACCTGGCAAGCCTCAAGCGCATGGAGCACATCATCCGCGCAATCGAAGAGGCGGGGCACAACGAGACGTTACTTAGCAGGCTGCGGTCGCTCGAAGCCGCCGTGCAGGACCGCGAGTTGCAAATCTCTGCGTTACGTATGGTGCGCCCAAGCGCCCCCTACAGCAAGGCCGAGATTGACGCGGGGCTAAGGCAGCTGAAGGCCTCGCTACAGCACGAGCCCGTGCCCAGATCCAACCTGCAATCTCTTGTTAAGTCTATCCAGATAGAGAGGAAGGGCAAAGAAGTATCTGGTGTGGTGAGTTTTTTTATCCCTGATTTTTTTATGCCTATGTTGAGTAGTGAGCTATGACCCCACTGGGGGAACTACGCTTTCGCTTGAGTTGTTCCCCTGCGCTGCTTCGCAGCGCAGCTCCCTCCACAAACGTTCGTGTATCTTTGCATTCACGAAGGATTTCCCTGCGATCCTGCTTGACTTTATTTTGTGAAAGCAAGAAAGTCTTCTTGCCTATTACCTCTTTGTCGAATTGCGCTTAAAATCAGAACACCATGAAACTACCCGGTATGTTCAAACTATCCCCTGAGGTCAGCAAAGCCATCCTGCACGGCAAGCCCGTGGTGGCCTTGGAATCGACTGTGATCACGCACGGGCTGCCACGCCCGCAGAACCTGGAGCTGGCCCACGCGCTGGAAACGATTGTGCGCGAGGGCGGCGCCACCCCGGCCACCATTGCCGTAATTGATGGCGAGCTGTGCGTGGGGCTGGAGCCCGCCCAGCTGGAGGCGCTGGCCAATAATCCGGATGTGCGCAAGCTGAGCAGCCGTGACCTGGCGGCGGCGGTGGCCCAGAAGGCCAGCGGCGGCACCACGGTGGCGGCCACGCTGCGCATCGCCGCCAGCGCGCGCATTCGCGTCTTCGCCACCGGCGGCATCGGTGGCGTACATCGCGGCAGCCAATGGGACATCTCAGCTGACCTGCCCGAGCTGGCGCGCCAGCCACTGGTGCTGGTGTGCGCCGGGGCCAAGGCCATCCTTGATTTGCCCGCCACGCTGGAGCAGTTCGAGACGCTGGGCGTGCCGGTGGTGGGCTACGGCAGCGACAACTATCCGGCCTTTTATTCAGTTGACAGCGGGCTGAGCACCAGCAACCGTGTGGACAGCGCGGCTGAAGCGGCGCTGCTGGCGCGCACGCATTGGCAACTGGGCGGCGGCGGCGTGCTGCTGGCGGCGCCCCCTCCCGCAGAGACGGCCATCGAGCGCGAAGAAGTGGAAGCGTGGATCGTGCAGGCGCAGGCCGAAGCCGACGCACAAGACATCCGCGGCCAGCGTGTATCCCCCTTTCTGCTGGCGCGCGTAGCGGAGCTCAGCAACGGGCGCAGCCTGCAAGCGAATTTGGCGCTGCTCAAGAACAACGCGCGTATCGCGGCGGAGATAGCCAAAGAATTGAGTGCAGGGAATTCAGTAGAGATCTAGCCAATCGATTAATTGATTAATCAATTAATCAATTGGCTATTTAGCGGTTGCCGTCGGTTGGCGCGTGTGCGTGGCGGATGGCGAAGGAGTCGGTGTGCGCGTGGGGCTGGGAGTTAGCGTCGGCGTATCGCTGGGCAGCGGCGTCGGCGTGCGCGTGGCGGTCGGCGAGGGCGTGAAGGTGCTGGTGGCCGGGTTGCCGGTAACGTCAAAGTTGCCAATCAGCTTAACTTCGTTGCCCACGAACATCTCCACCTGGTAGCGCCCAGGCAGCCACTCCTCGGCGGGGGCCAGCCACTCCGTAAAACCGGCCCCGCCGGTGCCGCCATCCCAGGGTTTGGTCTCGTAGTGCACCAGCACCCCATCGCGATACCACAGCGCGGTCCATTGCACTTCCGGCTGCATTTGGTCGTAGGTAAACAGGGCATAGATGCCGGTCACCGGATTTTCAAAAACGATATCGGCGCCAATCGGCTGGTAGTTGCCCAGGTTCACGCCGCGGGCGAACACAAACGGGCTGAACACCGCCGCGCCGCTGGGGGTGACCTGTGAGGTGAACTCGGCCGCGATCTCGGCGGGCAGCACGGGCACCGGCGTGATCGAGGGCGTGAGGGTGAACTGCAGCGTTGGGGTCAGGCTCGGCGTCAGGGTCAGCGAGGGCGTCAGAGTAGGCGAAGGGCTGAGCGAAGGCGTGGGGCTGAGGCTCGGCGTGGGCGTGACCGGGAAGATCGCATAGGCGCTGCGCTCGCCGAAGAAGCCCAGCCAGAGTGCCGCAGCGCACAGCAGCACGCCCAGGAACAGGCTGCGCCAGCCGCCCAGGGTGCGCTGCTGGCGCACGCGGTAGAAAGGCACCTCGCGTGCCGTGCGCAACAGGTTGCGGCCACTGAAGAAGGCATATACGCCAAAGAACAGGCAGATATACGTAGCGGCGCGGATAAAGCTTTGCAAATCCACGGCGATGGGCATCGGCGGCATTATAGCCCCCTCGCCGCGCAGCTGCGCCCGGCCACGCCCGGCACTTGCGCCAGGCTCTCATGCCAAGCCCATAGAGTTTGGTTAGAATGGGTGCATGACTTCGGCGCTTTCGCGTAAAGAATTCCTACAGCTCAGCGGGCTGGCGCTGGGCGGCCTGGCGTTGCAGCCCAGTGGGCTGCGCACACTGCTGCAGCCCGCGCCCGCCGCGGCGCACGCCTTGGTGCGCGTGGCGGTCAAGGAGCTGCGCCTGTACAGCGAGCCTTCCTACGAAAGCATGGTGGTCGCCACGCGTAGCCGCGATCAACTGCTCTACGCCTTCGAAGAATTCGAATCAGAGCTGGGGCCGGATTTCAATCCGCGCTGGTACAAGATGGACGAAGGCTACGCGCACACCGCCTACCTGCAGCCGGTGCAAACACAACTCAACCCGGTGGCGCTTTCGGTGAGCCCCCAGGGCGAGCTATACGAAGTGACCGTGCCGCTCACCCAGTCGTATCGCCATACCCGGGCGCGCGGCTGGGAGACCTTCTACCGCTTGTATTACCTCTCGACCCACTGGGTCACCGCCATCACCATCGGGCCGGATGGCGCGCTGTGGTACGAGATCACCGACGAGCTGCTTAAGATCACCTATCACGTGCTGGCCGAGCATATGCGCAAAGTACCCGCCAGCGAGCTGACCCCGGTCAACCCCCACATCCCGCTGCACCAGAAATGGGTCGAGGTGAGCATTCCCGAGCAACGCATGTGGGCCTACGAGGAAGGCGAGCTGCTGCTGGATACCAAGGTGTCCACCGGCATCCCCTATCTGGTGAGCACCAACGGCATCCCCACCGCCACCCCCAAGGGCAGCTTTAGCGTCTTCTCGAAGATGCCGGTGCGCCACATGGGCGATGGCACCACCAACGCCGATGTGGAAGCGTATGAGCTGCCCGGCGTGCCCTGGGTGTCGTTCTTCCATGAATGGGGCGTAGCCTTCCACGGCACCTACTGGCACGATAACTACGGCAATGAGATGAGCCACGGCTGCGTGAACATGAAGCCGGCCGAGGCCAAATGGCTATACCGCTGGCTGATGCCGGAAAGCGAGTTTGGCCAGGTGCAGAGCCTGGGCCAGGGCACGCGCGTGCTGGTGCGCTGAGCGCCCGCAGGACATTTGTCCCGCGGAGTACGGGACAAAGTGCCTTTGACAGCCGCCCGCCGCTCCGGCCTATAATCAGGTTTTGATCCTTCACCAGAGAGAGGAAGCGTCTTGAAAATTCGTTTGCTTGTTCCCGCCCTGCTGCTGGCGGCGCTGTTGAGCGCCTGCGCCAGCCCCAGCGCCAACCACGGCATGATGGTGGATGGCGCCTACAGCCGCCCCACCCTGGCCGGGATGACCGGCGCGGCATACTTTACCCTGCACAATGGCAGCGAGACGGACGATGCGCTGATCGCGGCCAGCACAACCATCGCCGAAACGGTGGAAGTGCACATGAGCAGCATGGCCGGCATGGAGATGGGCGAGCACGACATGAGCGGCGACGCCAGCATGGACATGAGCGGGCACGACATGAGCGATGTGGGCAGCATGATGATGGTGGAACGCATCGAGCTGCCCGCGGGCGAGATGGTGCCCTTCCAGCCCGGCGGCTACCATGTGATGCTGATCAACCTCACGCAGGAGCTCAAGGCCGGCGATACCTTTGACCTGACGCTGCAGTTCGAGCACGCCGACGCCATCACCGTGCAAGTCACGGTGCAGGCGGAAGAATAGCCAACACCCGGTAAACAAAGACCCCGCCGCTGGCGGGGTCTTTTTTGTTGCATATCTCAGGGCACGCGGCTACAGCAGCGCATCCACCACCAGGGCCACAAACAGGAAGGCCAGGTACATGCTCGAATAGCGATACATGCTCCAGGCGATCTTGTTGCTGCCTACTTTCCACACCTTCCAGGCCCAGTAGATCAGCCAGGCGCCCAGCAGCGCGGCGCACACGGCGTACACGCCGCCAGCCATGCCCAGCACGGGCATCAGCAGGGTCAGCGCCACCAGCTCCAACGTATATAGCCAGATCTGCCAGCGGGTGTTCTTGGCGCCGCGCACCACCGGCAGCATGGGCACGCCGGCACGCGCGTAGTCATTTTGCTTGACCAGCGCCAGCGCCCAGAAATGCGGCGGGGTCCACATGAACACGATGGCAAACATGAACAGGGCCGGCACGCTGAGGTTGCCGCTGACCGCCGCCCAGCCCACCAGGGGCGGGATGGCGCCCGCGCCGCCGCCGATGACGATATTCTGCACGGTGACGTGCTTGAGCCACATACTGTAGAGCACGATGTAATAGATCATGCCGGCCAGCGAGAGCAAGGCGGCCAGCAGGTTGACGAAGCCGGCCATGATGTAGAACGAAATCACCAGTGCGCCCAGGCCAAAGGCATAGCCTTCGGCGGGGGTCAGGCGACCGGCCGCGATCGGGCGGCGGGCGGTGCGGGTCATATGCTGGTCAATCTCACGATCAAGATATTGGTTGATGGCGCCACTGCCGCCCGCAGCCAGCGCCCCGCCCAGCATCGTCCAGAAAGTGAGCGAGAGCGAGGGCAGCGCTTTGCCGGCCACCACCATGCCAGCATAGGTGGTCACCAACAGCAGGGCCACGATCACCGGCTTGGTGAGCAGGAAGAAATCCACCAGGCGTTGTTTGGGGTTGGTGGGTTGGGCAGCTTCGCGCTGCTCGTCCTTGGTGGTGCGCCCCGCCAGCCCCACCAATACAACGAGCACGACCATCAGCGCCCATACCGCCGCGGCAGTGGCTACATGCAACCCCAGCAGATAGATGGGGAACTGGAAGCTGACCTTGAGGGCGCCCACCAGAATTTGGGCAAAGTAGAGCACCACGGTAAGCGTAGCGGCGGAGAGGATGCCACGCTGGCTGCGCTGGCTGCGCCAGGCGGCGCGCAGCAGCAGCAGCATGTGCACGGTGAGCAGGGCTACCATGCTGCGGTGGAACATGTGCAGCCAGCCAAGGGCATGGCTAGGGATTAGCTCCCCGTTGCACAGCGGCCAGCCAGAGCAGGCATAGGTAGCGCCGCCCGCGGCGGTGAAGGCGCCACTGACCAGCACGATGAACAGGCCGATCAGCCCGCCCAGCGCCAGGCGCGCAAAGCGGCTTTGGAAGACCAGCCGTTCAGCCGAGGCCGATTTCAAATGTAAGCGGAAAGCCGTGACCGTCGCCAGGATCAGCAGGGCCAGCAGCAAAAAAGCCGTGCCGAGATGCACCGCCACGATGTAGGGTGGCAACTCCTGCAGCACCACTACCGCGCCGAGGGCGGCCTGGATGGCCAGGATCGGCAGCGACCAGAACAGGGGCAACCAGATCAGGCGCACGGAGCGGAAGCGCCGCCAGGCAAAGAAGGCGGAGAGCAGAATGAGCGGCGAGGTGACCGCCGAGGCCCAAAAACGGTGGCTGAACTCGATCTGCGCTTCGATCTGCGGCGGGGGCAAAATGCGCCCGAAGCAGGTGGGCCAATCGGGGCAGCCCAGGCCGGAGCCGGTGACGCGCACGATGCCGCCGATCACGATCAGCAAGAAGGTAGCGATGGTGGCGGCCAGCACCAGATAGCGAAAATTACCAATGGCAATGGGCGCACTGGTTTTGCGGCGGGACGATTTTTTGACAGCTTTCTGCTTGGTTGGGCTCATTTCTCGTTTCTCAAATCCTGGCGGCGGGCATAGTAGGGGTAGCCCACCAACAAAATAGTGGCAAAAGTAAACCATTGCACTGCATAGCCAAAGTGCGAGCCTTCGCTCAGATCCAG
Protein-coding regions in this window:
- a CDS encoding tyrosine-type recombinase/integrase gives rise to the protein MSWQLPFATWLAEREDSSPRTIASYQGALGIFAAWFEQAYGRSFDPAQLTTRDVRAYRHELQQIRGLSASTVNVALAALRAVARWAIASGALASNPAAAIAFVELQPAQPRWMSRGELSRLLAEFERKINDARARGATVRAEQAVRDLAAVSLMGGAGLRIAEVCSLDLADIELHPRSGRVTVRQGKGRVQRTVPLGLQVREALTDWLSLRGQQPGPLFAGQRGNRLGVRQLERSFAEAARRGSLIGFTPHSLRHTFVKTVTTHSGLATAQQLAGHRRIQTTARYAAPGEHELAEAVEGVLL
- a CDS encoding copper chaperone PCu(A)C; this encodes MKIRLLVPALLLAALLSACASPSANHGMMVDGAYSRPTLAGMTGAAYFTLHNGSETDDALIAASTTIAETVEVHMSSMAGMEMGEHDMSGDASMDMSGHDMSDVGSMMMVERIELPAGEMVPFQPGGYHVMLINLTQELKAGDTFDLTLQFEHADAITVQVTVQAEE
- a CDS encoding pseudouridine-5'-phosphate glycosidase; this translates as MFKLSPEVSKAILHGKPVVALESTVITHGLPRPQNLELAHALETIVREGGATPATIAVIDGELCVGLEPAQLEALANNPDVRKLSSRDLAAAVAQKASGGTTVAATLRIAASARIRVFATGGIGGVHRGSQWDISADLPELARQPLVLVCAGAKAILDLPATLEQFETLGVPVVGYGSDNYPAFYSVDSGLSTSNRVDSAAEAALLARTHWQLGGGGVLLAAPPPAETAIEREEVEAWIVQAQAEADAQDIRGQRVSPFLLARVAELSNGRSLQANLALLKNNARIAAEIAKELSAGNSVEI
- a CDS encoding helix-turn-helix transcriptional regulator, which gives rise to MSIDEYTVKPKEYALPLKIGLYSKMDKMSFSEWLSAEMQKRDWSQSDLARASGLRRATISNVLNRVRQPGTAVLHALARGLDLPLDLVYRKAGLLPTRAEPTDAELRWLHIFEKATDKERAELLERAEIELARLKEKRKRTP
- a CDS encoding recombinase family protein yields the protein MPASTENLRLVAYLRDSGGTDQDLSLAQQEDAIRAWCQEHGHRLTSVYKDEATSGKSTVGRAGFHALMKHFSSQECRDHGVILWKYNRFARDFDDAQFYKADLRRRGYLVKSMNDHVPDGPDGRMFEAAIDWMNQRFREDMVKDVQRGLRHMVQANGGVTISNIPPGFRVVEETIGTRRNGKPHNVRRLIPDQDQLEVVRYAWKLRASGTSLRAIHAALRDRFGKPFYSHQSSYRHMFKNSLYIGELRYFKHTSNVVVIPDYCEPIIDGLTWAAVQELNKRNSRMHRFIHMSHTDEDPNPNHPRRTGSRFLLSGLLVCSKCGAMMHGKLIKGSQKKGYRYYVCDGKKHIERPCDSGFVPQAPLEQNISELLLQYSASDQLRNALLDAAVQRKLERETTQTQIAALEEENLASLKRMEHIIRAIEEAGHNETLLSRLRSLEAAVQDRELQISALRMVRPSAPYSKAEIDAGLRQLKASLQHEPVPRSNLQSLVKSIQIERKGKEVSGVVSFFIPDFFMPMLSSEL
- a CDS encoding L,D-transpeptidase, coding for MTSALSRKEFLQLSGLALGGLALQPSGLRTLLQPAPAAAHALVRVAVKELRLYSEPSYESMVVATRSRDQLLYAFEEFESELGPDFNPRWYKMDEGYAHTAYLQPVQTQLNPVALSVSPQGELYEVTVPLTQSYRHTRARGWETFYRLYYLSTHWVTAITIGPDGALWYEITDELLKITYHVLAEHMRKVPASELTPVNPHIPLHQKWVEVSIPEQRMWAYEEGELLLDTKVSTGIPYLVSTNGIPTATPKGSFSVFSKMPVRHMGDGTTNADVEAYELPGVPWVSFFHEWGVAFHGTYWHDNYGNEMSHGCVNMKPAEAKWLYRWLMPESEFGQVQSLGQGTRVLVR
- a CDS encoding heme o synthase encodes the protein MSPTKQKAVKKSSRRKTSAPIAIGNFRYLVLAATIATFLLIVIGGIVRVTGSGLGCPDWPTCFGRILPPPQIEAQIEFSHRFWASAVTSPLILLSAFFAWRRFRSVRLIWLPLFWSLPILAIQAALGAVVVLQELPPYIVAVHLGTAFLLLALLILATVTAFRLHLKSASAERLVFQSRFARLALGGLIGLFIVLVSGAFTAAGGATYACSGWPLCNGELIPSHALGWLHMFHRSMVALLTVHMLLLLRAAWRSQRSQRGILSAATLTVVLYFAQILVGALKVSFQFPIYLLGLHVATAAAVWALMVVLVVLVGLAGRTTKDEQREAAQPTNPKQRLVDFFLLTKPVIVALLLVTTYAGMVVAGKALPSLSLTFWTMLGGALAAGGSGAINQYLDREIDQHMTRTARRPIAAGRLTPAEGYAFGLGALVISFYIMAGFVNLLAALLSLAGMIYYIVLYSMWLKHVTVQNIVIGGGAGAIPPLVGWAAVSGNLSVPALFMFAIVFMWTPPHFWALALVKQNDYARAGVPMLPVVRGAKNTRWQIWLYTLELVALTLLMPVLGMAGGVYAVCAALLGAWLIYWAWKVWKVGSNKIAWSMYRYSSMYLAFLFVALVVDALL